Proteins encoded in a region of the Candidatus Zixiibacteriota bacterium genome:
- the rplM gene encoding 50S ribosomal protein L13 codes for MKTYIPKQGEVARDWYVVDVGGKILGRTAAGIARVLRGKHKPQFTPHMDIGDFVVVVNAAEVRVSGQKEIGKSYFHYTGYPGGARFRTVNETRQRRPEDIVMHAVRGMLPKNRLGRRLLTKLKVYPGPEHPHAAQLPKPLELT; via the coding sequence ATGAAGACATACATACCAAAACAGGGCGAGGTCGCGCGCGACTGGTACGTCGTCGACGTGGGCGGTAAGATCTTGGGGCGGACCGCCGCCGGGATCGCCCGCGTGCTGCGCGGCAAGCACAAGCCGCAGTTTACGCCTCACATGGACATCGGTGATTTTGTGGTCGTGGTGAACGCCGCCGAGGTGCGTGTCTCCGGGCAGAAGGAAATCGGCAAGTCGTACTTTCATTACACGGGCTATCCGGGCGGGGCGCGGTTCCGTACGGTCAACGAGACGCGCCAGCGCCGTCCCGAAGATATCGTCATGCATGCCGTGCGCGGCATGCTGCCGAAGAATCGTCTCGGACGTCGGCTGTTGACCAAGCTGAAAGTCTATCCCGGTCCCGAACATCCCCACGCGGCGCAGTTGCCAAAGCCGCTGGAGCTTACGTAG
- the rpsI gene encoding 30S ribosomal protein S9, with protein MAEDTFWATGRRKEATVRVGMKRGKGQHRINGLSLKDYFHRETLVMLIEQPLKLVEVEGQVDLVCSATGGGKSGQAGAMLLGIARALQMMNPEWRAKLKKAGFLTRDAREVERKKYGMVKARKRFQYSKR; from the coding sequence TTGGCCGAAGACACATTCTGGGCGACAGGTCGACGCAAGGAAGCCACGGTCCGTGTCGGCATGAAGCGCGGCAAAGGGCAGCACCGCATCAACGGTCTCTCGCTGAAAGACTACTTTCATCGCGAAACACTCGTGATGCTCATCGAGCAGCCGCTGAAACTGGTGGAGGTCGAGGGTCAGGTCGATCTGGTCTGCAGCGCCACCGGCGGCGGCAAATCGGGGCAGGCGGGCGCGATGCTGCTGGGCATCGCCCGCGCGCTGCAGATGATGAATCCCGAATGGCGCGCCAAGCTGAAGAAAGCCGGATTCCTCACACGCGACGCGCGCGAAGTCGAACGCAAAAAGTACGGAATGGTCAAGGCACGGAAGCGCTTCCAGTACTCGAAGCGTTAA